The following coding sequences are from one Eucalyptus grandis isolate ANBG69807.140 chromosome 11, ASM1654582v1, whole genome shotgun sequence window:
- the LOC104426259 gene encoding E3 ubiquitin-protein ligase BOI, producing MFGGDPNNCGFPVFLGDNGFQYDTNALPQLQLFGDYPVGNGISPLNYTRKDHAAYMDRSTKRFREAESFSKEQKHPITLSDKIYPDEAGHSGSIFNPNPVSTGLKLSYEEDEHNSSVTSASESMTAALPLILSLGDNFKAEFDRQKEEFDHYIRIQEENITKGVRDLRQRHTTAFLSAVEKGVGKKLHEKDLELENMNRKNKELEERVKQVTAEVQSWHYRAKYNESVVNVLKSNLQQVMAQGTMQGKEGCGDSEVDDAASYTNQNHLSFVDGFGTSGVTRNRMTCKSCKIKEVSILLLPCKHLCLCKDCAAFIDVCPLCNMIRTDLVQVYMC from the exons ATGTTCGGAGGTGATCCCAACAATTGCGGGTTTCCTGTGTTCCTTGGAGATAATGGGTTTCAATATGATACCAATGCACTGCCTCAGCTGCAGTTATTTGGAGATT ATCCAGTTGGAAATGGTATCAGTCCCTTAAACTACACCAGAAAGGATCACGCTGCCTATATGGATCGATCAACTAAAAGATTTAGGGAAGCTGAATCTTTTTCCAAAGAGCAAAAACATCCGATAACTCTCAGTGATAAAATCTATCCAGATGAAGCAGGTCATTCTGGGAGCATTTTCAATCCCAATCCTGTGTCAACTGGTTTGAAACTTTCATATGAAGAGGATGAACATAACTCCTCTGTAACATCTGCAAGTGAAAGCATGACAGCTGCACTGCCTCTGATTCTGTCGCTTGGTGATAATTTCAAGGCAGAGTTTGATCGGCAGAAAGAAGAATTTGATCACTATATCAGAATACAG GAAGAAAACATTACAAAGGGTGTAAGAGACCTAAGGCAAAGACATACAACTGCTTTTCTGAGTGCTGTAGAGAAAGGAGTGGGCAAGAAGTTACACGAGAAGGACCTTGAGCTAGAAAACATGAACCGCAAGAACAAGGAACTAGAGGAAAGAGTTAAGCAGGTGACGGCAGAAGTTCAATCCTGGCACTACCGAGCTAAATACAATGAGTCTGTTGTGAATGTACTGAAGAGCAATTTACAGCAAGTCATGGCACAAGGCACCATGCAAGGGAAGGAAGGCTGCGGGGACAGTGAGGTAGATGATGCAGCCTCTTACACGAACCAGAACCATCTCAGCTTTGTGGACGGTTTCGGGACATCAGGGGTCACAAGGAACCGGATGACCTGCAAATCATGTAAGATTAAAGAAGTCTCCATCTTGTTGTTGCCTTGCAAACATTTGTGTCTATGTAAAGATTGTGCAGCGTTCATTGATGTGTGTCCCCTCTGCAATATGATAAGAACTGACCTAGTTCAAGTGTACATGTGTTGA
- the LOC104426261 gene encoding GDSL esterase/lipase At5g62930, protein MRPAIVLFGDSITQLSFRPGGWGAALADTYSRKADVVLRGYGGYNTRWALFLLHHIFPLDSSKPPVATTIFFGANDAALAGRTSERQHVPIDEYKENLKKIVHHLKKCSPTMLIVLITPPPVDEEGRNEYAGSLYGKNARELPERTNEVTGTYAQQCVQLSDELGVRAIDIWSKMQETEGWQKKFLSDGLHLTPEGNAVVYQEVIRVFNGAWLCAEEMPYDFPSHSEIDESDPKKAFEQRCL, encoded by the exons ATGAGGCCGGCGATCGTGCTGTTCGGGGATTCCATAACGCAGCTGTCCTTCCGGCCGGGCGGATGGGGCGCCGCCCTCGCCGACACCTACTCTCGCAAG GCCGATGTAGTCCTTCGTGGGTACGGCGGGTACAACACCCGATGGGCTCTCTTCTTGCTGCACCACATTTTCCCTCTG GACTCTTCAAAGCCTCCAGTAGCCACCACAATTTTTTTCGGGGCTAATGATGCAGCTCTTGCGGGAAGAACGAGTGAACGTCAACATGTGCCTATCGATGAATACAAGGAGAACCTCAAGAAGATCGTTCATCATCTCAAG aAATGTTCCCCCACAATGTTAATTGTGCTTATTACCCCACCGCCAGTTGACGAGGAAGGACGTAATGAATATGCTGG ATCATTGTATGGCAAGAATGCTAGAGAGCTGCCAGAAAGGACCAACGAAGTGACTGGAACTTACGCGCAGCAGTGCGTTCAGTTATCCGACGAATTGGGGGTCCGGGCAATCGATATATGGTCCAAGATGCAGGAGACTGAGGGGTGGCAGAAAAAATTTCTGAG TGACGGGCTGCACCTGACGCCAGAAGGTAACGCAGTGGTTTACCAAGAAGTTATCCGGGTGTTCAATGGAGCTTGGCTCTGTGCCGAAGAAATGCCCTACGATTTCCCCAGCCACTCAGAAATCGACGAAAGCGATCCTAAGAAAGCTTTTGAGCAAAGGTGCCTTTAG
- the LOC104426260 gene encoding triose phosphate/phosphate translocator, non-green plastid, chloroplastic codes for MAACLANTSASTPCAYPPKTTKNHQRIKGKPEYSAFSISVTTSLSLSIEMQSTAFRLSPPLPSLRSPSLHSRRSGAGYDAVRASAVAGSPDDVPPGLAARCFPPRRWSSVSPSSSSSSSRLRPWSGVGGFGCEREARSRSREARATSVPEAAGDGEKSGSVARTLELGLLFGFWYLFNIYFNIYNKQVLKVYHYPATVTMVQFAVGSVLVLFMWTFNLYKRPNVSRSQLVAIVPLAVVHTLGNLFTNMSLGKVAVSFTHTIKAMEPFFSVILSAMFLAEIPTLWVVGSLVPIVGGVALASLTEASFNWVGFWSAMASNLSNQSRNVLSKKVMVKKEESMDNITLFSIITIMSFIIQFPATCYLEGFKFTPGYFELAAKSGLNVKQVLVRSLLAALCFHAYQQVSYMILQRVSPVSHSVGNCVKRVVVIVSSVLFFRTPVSPINSIGTGIALAGVFLYSRVKKIKPKPKMA; via the exons ATGGCGGCTTGCTTGGCAAACACGAGCGCCTCAACGCCCTGCGCATATCCCCCAAAAACGACAAAGAATCACCAGCGAATAAAGGGCAAGCCTGAATATTCCGCATTTTCCATTTCTGtcaccacctctctctctctctcgatcgaaaTGCAGAGCACGGCGTTCCGCCTCTCTCCTCCGCTCCCCTCCCTCCGGTCGCCGTCGCTTCACAGCCGCCGCTCCGGCGCCGGTTACGATGCCGTCCgcgcctccgccgtcgccggctcTCCCGATGACGTCCCTCCCGGCCTCGCCGCTCGTTGTTTCCCGCCCCGACGCTGGTCCTCCgtctctccttcctcctcctcctcgtcttcgAGGCTCAGGCCGTGGAGCGGCGTGGGCGGTTTCGGTTGCGAACGTGAGGCGAGGAGTCGTTCTCGCGAGGCTCGGGCGACGTCGGTCCCGGAAgccgccggcgacggcgagaagTCCGGGAGCGTGGCGAGGACGTTGGAGCTCGGGCTGTTGTTTGGGTTCTGGTATCTCTTCAACATCTACTTCAACATCTATAATAAGCAG GTTCTAAAGGTTTACCACTACCCAGCAACCGTCACTATGGTTCAATTTGCTGTGGGGTCTGTCCTTGTTCTGTTCATGTGGACATTTAATCTCTACAAAAGGCCAAACGTCAGTCGTTCACAG CTTGTGGCAATTGTCCCCCTGGCAGTGGTACACACGTTGGGTAATCTCTTCACTAACATGAGTCTTGGAAAAGTAGCTGTTTCCTTCACTCATACAATCAAGGCCATGGAGCCCTTCTTCTCGGTTATTCTCTCTGCAATGTTTCTGGCAGAG ATACCAACTCTCTGGGTTGTTGGTTCCCTGGTACCAATTGTTGGTGGAGTTGCATTAGCATCCTTGACTGAGGCTTCTTTTAACTG GGTGGGGTTTTGGAGTGCAATGGCTTCAAATCTGAGTAATCAGTCTCGAAATGTTCTTAGCAAAAAGGTCATGGTCAAAAAAGAG GAATCAATGGACAACATCACTCTCTTCTCAATTATAACAATCATGTCGTTTATTATACAATTCCCTGCGACATGTTACTTGGAAGGTTTCAAATTTACTCCTGGCTACTTTGAATTGGCC GCTAAGAGTGGATTAAATGTTAAACAAGTATTGGTCAGGTCTTTACTGGCTGCCCTTTGCTTCCATGCTTATCAGCAA GTCTCCTACATGATTTTACAGAGAGTATCTCCTGTCAGCCATTCTGTTGGTAATTGTGTGAAACGAGTTGTGGTCATTGTCAgttctgttcttttcttccgAACACCGGTTTCCCCCATCAATTCTATAG GTACCGGCATTGCCCTCGCTGGGGTTTTCCTTTACTCCAGAGTGAAGAAAATTAAACCGAAGCCAAAGATGGCATGA
- the LOC104426263 gene encoding protein MEMO1, which yields MEKVRRASHAGSWYTDNPKKLGEELEGWLRAAALEKSPDVRGVIAPHAGYSYSGRAAAFAFGNIDPTNISRIFLLGPSHHYYTPKCALSTATVYKTPVGDLPIDLEVIEELKATGKFELMDLRIDEAEHSMEMHLPYLAKVFEGHSVKVVPILVGAVNPENEAMYGRLLAKYIDDPSNFFSVSSDFCHWGARFNYTHYDKKYGDIYKSIEALDKMGMDIIETGDPNAFKRYLIEYDNTICGRHPISVFLHMSMNCSTKIKIKFLRYEQSSQCKSMRDSSVSYASAAAKADA from the exons ATGGAGAAAGTCAGGAGAGCGTCGCACGCCGGCTCGTGGTACACCGACAACC CTAAGAAATTGGGGGAGGAACTCGAGGGATGGCTTAGAGCAGCTGCCCTGGAAAAATCTCCTGATGTAAGAGGCGTGATTGCTCC GCACGCCGGTTATTCGTATTCTGGAAGGGCTGCTGCTTTTGCGTTTGGAAATATAGATCCTACAAACAT TTCTAGGATATTCCTCCTTGGACCATCTCATCACTACTACACGCCCAAATGTGCTCTTTCAACCGCTACTGTTTACAAGACTCCTGTTGGCGACCTTCCCATCGATTTGGAAG TTATTGAGGAATTAAAAGCAACTGGGAAATTTGAGCTGATGGATCTTCGAATTGACGAGGCCGAGCACAGCATGGAAATGCACTTGCCATACCTTGCCAAAGTCTTTGAGGG GCACTCTGTAAAAGTAGTACCTATATTGGTTGGTGCGGTTAACCCCGAAAATGAGGCCATGTACGGGCGATTGCTGGCCAAATATATAGATGATCCAAGCAACTTTTTCTCAGTATCCTCAGATTTTTGTCATTGGGGAGCACG CTTCAACTACACACACTACGACAAAAAATATGGTGATATCTACAAGTCCATAGAGGCCTTGGACAAGATGGGGATGGATATAATAGAAACTGGAGATCCGAATGCATTCAAACGGTATCTAATTGAGTACGACAACACAATTTGCGGACGTCATCCAATTAGCGTTTTTCTACAT ATGTCGATGAACTGCTCTACCAAGATAAAGATAAAGTTCCTCCGGTACGAGCAGTCGAGCCAGTGCAAGAGCATGAGAGACAGCAGCGTAAGCTACGCATCCGCAGCAGCAAAGGCCGATGCTTGA
- the LOC104426262 gene encoding iron-sulfur cluster assembly scaffold protein IscU, producing MLRIAREKLIAAAAPLRPLSVLRRAYHERVVDHYNNPRNVGSFEKDDLAVGTGLVGAPACGDVMKLQIKVDDASGKIVDARFKTFGCGSAIASSSVATEWVKGRDMEDVLSIKNTEIAKHLALPPVKLHCSMLAEDAIKAAVKDYEAKRAESNGRPDASPKAVDA from the exons ATGCTCAGAATCGCCAGAGAGAAGCTGATCGCGGCGGCAGCCCCGCTGCGTCCGCTGTCGGTCCTGCGGCGGGCGTACCACGAGAGGGTGGTCGACCACTACAACAACCCTCGCAACGTCGGGTCCTTTGAGAAGGACGATCTGGCGGTCGGCACGGGCCTGGTCGGAGCACCGGCGTGCGGTGACGTCATGAAGCTCCAGATCAAGGTCGACGATGCGTCCGGGAAGATCGTGGATGCTCGTTTCAAAACTTTCGGGTGCGGTTCGGCCATCGCTTCTTCCTCCGTTG CTACTGAATGGGTGAAGGGCAGAGACATGGAGGACGTCTTATCCATTAAGAATAC GGAAATTGCGAAGCATCTCGCCCTTCCGCCAGTGAAGTTGCACTGCAGCATGCTTGCTGAGGATGCCATCAAGGCGGCCGTAAAAGATTACGAAGCTAAACGTGCCGAATCAAATGGCCGTCCCGATGCCAGTCCCAAGGCGGTCGATGCTTGA